The Symphalangus syndactylus isolate Jambi chromosome 11, NHGRI_mSymSyn1-v2.1_pri, whole genome shotgun sequence genome contains a region encoding:
- the LOC129492863 gene encoding large ribosomal subunit protein uL29-like: MAKIKARDLRGKKKELLKQLDDLKVELSQLRVAKVTGGAAFKLSKIQVVRKSIARVLTVINQTQKENLRKSCKGK, encoded by the coding sequence ATGGCCAAGATAAAGGCTCGAGATCTTCGCGGGAAGAAGAAGGAGCTGCTGAAACAGCTGGACGACCTGAAGGTGGAGCTGTCCCAGCTGCGTGTCGCTAAAGTGACAGGCGGTGCGGCCTTCAAGCTTTCTAAGATCCAAGTCGTCCGGAAATCCATTGCCCGTGTTCTCACAGTTATTAACCAGACTCAGAAAGAAAacctcaggaaatcctgcaagggCAAATAG